The following coding sequences are from one Streptococcus mitis window:
- a CDS encoding DUF6261 family protein has protein sequence MTKTFTIRPLSYTNFTNCEFESLMVDTGQLLEVFAKAHKDEPMYSKHLDSFKSKLADFQGQLAIVEKKEATNLTEVDRNRDSALVGLFTLHRGFAKIKETKLKEAHETLKPVFAKYKDITKHSNDVETAEIKSLLKTLSEEPYQTAVTSLGLTPMLTAVISAQEDYDKVESQARAHKSAKEVGKTRQVRTELTSIYDLFMRYTAASAEAYPEKEHLTKLLKDLNTIRDSKRRLSGSSKKDKKAKSEETTQVAG, from the coding sequence ATGACAAAAACATTCACTATCCGCCCTCTAAGCTACACCAACTTTACCAACTGCGAGTTTGAAAGTCTCATGGTAGATACGGGTCAACTACTAGAAGTTTTTGCCAAGGCACATAAGGACGAGCCTATGTATAGCAAACATCTCGATTCCTTCAAGAGCAAGCTAGCAGACTTCCAAGGCCAACTCGCTATCGTAGAAAAGAAAGAGGCGACGAACCTGACTGAAGTCGATCGAAATCGTGATAGTGCCCTAGTCGGTCTCTTTACCCTTCATAGGGGCTTTGCTAAGATCAAGGAGACCAAACTCAAAGAAGCTCATGAGACCTTGAAGCCAGTCTTTGCCAAGTACAAGGATATCACCAAGCATAGCAATGATGTGGAAACGGCAGAAATCAAGAGTCTGCTCAAAACGCTGAGCGAAGAGCCCTACCAGACAGCAGTTACCAGTTTAGGACTGACACCTATGTTGACGGCGGTGATTAGTGCACAGGAAGACTATGATAAGGTCGAAAGTCAGGCGCGTGCGCATAAATCTGCCAAGGAAGTCGGCAAGACCAGACAAGTCCGTACCGAACTAACCAGCATCTACGACCTCTTTATGCGTTACACCGCAGCCAGTGCAGAAGCCTATCCAGAAAAAGAGCACCTGACCAAACTCCTGAAAGACCTCAATACAATCCGAGATAGTAAACGTCGATTGAGTGGTTCGAGTAAGAAGGATAAGAAAGCGAAATCAGAAGAAACTACACAAGTAGCAGGATAA
- a CDS encoding AbiH family protein: MSEGISRSGIVTNNAINAESSYSKMIIVGNGFDISAGIKSSYNNFVEHIRVEERLETNEDIYNFNKLFLQKFDGKSLNWNDLESIFENHIKEINEITYNNDDGIRSLYSVTEINTYLKELEELFSSYLSDSYEKWNNSYRIRKNNNKGLIVNEVYKNIFKDADVINFNYTSTLSDIELVQIENNQNSRYFQVHGSLAEKNIIFGGGFTGNEEFNVFNIPGSMDNDKLIRIKKDTYLFEKRRQLLEKIKEYQENSVDTYIIGHSIYGSDLPFLYKIFEKSKRIYLFYYGNDYLIKLQKISKVLNSDILEKIVLVPFYDILVDVKKTNLEFGGNNSSSIQLNDTDVELLKRIFDVSLPVVKPFDNFILTNKLFIFNQFHYLKISNILECESLKKILSFLDINETYIENLRIIIDGVEGNINDSLVLDELFNMDEFTKCINNSKSIEITNSSLSVEKLLGIFLNAEKCEKLKISNCTFYYGNEENIVIDVSYLQNIEYLEISKNNISEGQIVNIIASNNRASNSLKKIIVRENSYLKTDHSLMIFSQDSRYFEMDYPNNVEFGYEIHFSNVSTFILDAQEVDINPVIPGITLTPNIRTLKLLEISLSDKKIDLKEETSFYRLSSLFKFEKNNKNKNTRFLPNLEEIELSVLDNSRELIFDIIPSTQQITYNGEQIELIKLWVNEQSFQKVQQEVSETQSNEELSTDKVSSGELDSEIIIDRKKIVDITDCYVSSPQSIEGKVMDDDTENKNYKVLLDHLSENTLLHSDDGEKQKERVAQKIENEISDFAKEWAIDKQALTFYVLNFDIRRKEEKQLGETALRETANYEEYFHKSNKNKLQYRQGLNNAIKEFATRLHEEYSL, translated from the coding sequence ATGTCTGAGGGGATTAGTCGAAGTGGAATAGTTACTAATAACGCAATTAATGCTGAGTCTAGTTATTCAAAAATGATAATAGTAGGCAATGGTTTTGATATTAGTGCGGGTATAAAAAGCTCATATAATAATTTTGTAGAACATATAAGGGTAGAGGAAAGACTTGAAACCAATGAAGATATTTATAATTTTAATAAATTGTTTTTGCAAAAATTTGATGGTAAATCATTGAACTGGAATGATTTAGAGTCTATTTTTGAAAATCATATCAAGGAGATTAATGAAATTACTTACAATAATGATGATGGAATTAGAAGTCTATACAGTGTTACCGAAATAAATACATACCTTAAAGAGTTGGAAGAATTGTTTTCTTCCTATTTATCTGATTCTTATGAGAAGTGGAATAATTCATATAGAATTCGAAAAAATAATAATAAAGGTTTGATAGTCAATGAAGTTTATAAAAACATATTCAAAGATGCGGATGTAATTAACTTTAATTATACAAGTACCTTATCTGATATAGAACTAGTTCAAATAGAAAATAATCAAAATTCAAGATATTTTCAAGTACATGGCTCCTTAGCTGAAAAGAATATTATTTTTGGAGGAGGATTCACTGGTAATGAAGAGTTTAACGTTTTTAATATTCCGGGATCTATGGATAATGATAAACTTATCCGAATTAAAAAAGATACTTATTTATTTGAAAAACGCAGACAATTATTAGAGAAAATTAAAGAGTATCAGGAAAATTCAGTTGATACATACATTATTGGACATTCTATATATGGAAGTGATTTACCATTTTTATATAAAATATTTGAAAAATCAAAAAGAATTTATTTGTTTTATTATGGAAATGACTATTTAATCAAATTACAGAAGATTAGTAAGGTATTGAATTCAGATATTTTAGAAAAAATAGTTTTAGTACCATTTTATGATATTCTTGTTGATGTAAAAAAGACGAATCTAGAATTTGGAGGTAATAATTCTAGCTCAATTCAGCTGAACGATACTGATGTTGAACTATTGAAAAGAATATTTGATGTATCCTTACCTGTTGTCAAGCCTTTTGATAATTTCATTTTAACGAATAAACTTTTTATATTCAATCAGTTTCATTATTTAAAAATTTCGAATATTTTGGAGTGTGAATCATTAAAAAAAATTTTAAGCTTTTTAGATATAAATGAGACATATATTGAAAATCTCCGTATAATAATTGATGGGGTTGAAGGGAATATTAATGATAGTTTAGTTTTGGATGAGTTGTTTAATATGGATGAATTTACTAAATGTATAAATAATAGCAAATCTATTGAAATAACAAATTCCTCGTTAAGTGTTGAGAAGTTATTAGGTATCTTTTTAAATGCTGAAAAATGTGAAAAATTAAAAATCAGCAATTGCACTTTTTATTATGGTAACGAGGAAAACATTGTTATTGATGTTAGTTATCTTCAGAATATTGAATACTTAGAAATTAGTAAAAATAATATCAGCGAGGGACAAATAGTCAATATAATTGCTTCTAATAATAGAGCTAGCAATTCTCTAAAAAAAATAATTGTTCGAGAAAATTCATATCTTAAAACAGATCATTCTTTGATGATTTTTTCTCAGGATAGCCGTTATTTTGAGATGGATTATCCGAATAATGTTGAGTTTGGCTACGAGATACACTTTTCGAATGTCTCAACCTTTATTCTTGATGCGCAGGAAGTAGATATAAATCCAGTCATACCAGGAATCACTCTTACTCCTAATATTAGAACTCTAAAATTACTAGAAATATCTTTGTCTGATAAAAAAATAGATTTAAAAGAAGAAACAAGTTTTTATAGATTATCTTCTTTATTTAAGTTTGAAAAGAACAATAAAAATAAGAATACGAGATTTTTACCAAATCTAGAAGAAATAGAATTATCAGTTCTGGATAATAGTCGAGAATTAATATTTGATATTATTCCGAGTACGCAACAAATTACATATAATGGTGAGCAAATTGAACTCATAAAATTATGGGTTAACGAACAAAGTTTTCAAAAAGTACAGCAGGAAGTTTCTGAGACGCAATCTAACGAGGAATTATCTACAGATAAGGTATCGTCTGGTGAATTAGATTCAGAGATTATAATTGATCGGAAGAAAATTGTTGATATAACAGATTGTTATGTTTCTTCTCCTCAATCAATAGAAGGTAAAGTTATGGATGATGATACAGAGAATAAGAATTATAAAGTACTTTTAGATCACTTGTCCGAAAACACTTTACTACATTCTGATGATGGAGAAAAACAAAAGGAGAGAGTTGCGCAAAAGATTGAAAATGAAATTAGTGATTTTGCTAAAGAGTGGGCAATTGATAAACAAGCTTTGACTTTTTATGTTTTAAATTTTGATATTAGAAGAAAAGAAGAGAAACAGC